The genomic region AACACGATGGGCTCCTCCAGGTGGTGCAGGATCTTCACGGGCGGGGCCGGGTTGGACACATCGCGGCAGCCGtcggcggcggcgggcgaggaGCTGAGGGCTTTGAGGGGCACGGAGCAGAGCTGCCCGTCCGGGAAGCCGCACAGGATCATGGGCGACTCCAGCATGGCCACGTCGATGCCGAAGAGGAGGCTGAACAGGGGCTCCTCCAGCACGAAGCCCCCAGAGCACCACAGCCCCTGGGTGCCGGGCGCGGCCGCGCAGCACAGCACGGGCAGGAAGCAGGAGGGCGGCGCGTCCCCCGCGTCCCCCGGCGCGGTCCCGGGGCAGAACTCCACCTGGCTGACCTGCCGGTACGGGGGCCCGTCCTGCTCCGGGCGCGGCAGCTCGTGCAGCCGCATCCACCACTTGCCCTCGTCCTGGGCCAGCGTGATGACGAAGGTGCTGAGCAGGGTGAACATGCTCAGGCTGGCGTCGGGGAAGATGCAGGCGTCCGCTTCCACCGGGAAGACGCCGGAAGGGCCGTTGCTTTCTTGGCCGTCGCCGTCCGTCTGCTCCATTAACCtttgggaaaacagggaagagcTGTGAGCCAAGCCGTGGGGAGAAGCCAGCGTGTCCCTTGGCCGCCTCCTTGCCTGGCCCTGGGAAATGAACTCCTGCAGGAGAGCTTTTAGCACCGGAAGACATGGATCCAGAGCCTCACGcttcccatggcaggaagggcagccctgggagctcagGGACAGGGGGCCACCCCTGGCtcacctgctctgctgctccagggacacGCAGTAGATCCCGCTGTGGGCGCACAGGATGTAGagctgccggggctggggcagcagctccacgtGCCACACCTGGTCGGGGCAGCGGAACACAGCCTGGGAGTGGGGACAGAACCAAATGTCACCTCCCACGGCACCCGGAGGGGTGGCAGAGACAAGTCGGCTCCCTGCAGAGGGGGATCCAAAGCGATTTCCAGGGATAAATGGATCCCTgggcagcacccagctgggTGTTCCCGGgtgggggctgggagaggggctgtggcAGCCTGTCATTCCCGCTCCctgaggggaaggaaaacagggagCAGGGTACGTGCTCTACTTTGCCGAGCGGGAGCGCAGTGTGGGAGGCAGATCCCGCTCTTACAGCGGTGGATTTCTTAGAAATGATAATCAGAACAAATTAACAAAGGCAGCAGCGTGTCAGTCAGGGTGCTGTGACAGCGGGGACAGCGACCAGGCCTGGGGGAAGAGAAGCCCCTGTGCTGGGGGGAACGAGCCCGTGGAGTCTGATCCAATGTGTGTCCCACAGGATTGGGAGAGGGGCCAGCTGGCAGCACCCCGAAACCCCAAAGCAAGGGGTGCTGCTTGTAGGGTTTGTCTGTTGGATCCTGATGGAGGAAATCCAGCCACAGGGAGTGGGGACATGACTGGGGCGTGTCCCCACTGTGTCACGGGACACTGTCCCCATGGGATGGGGGACACAGGGTGAACCCCCACCCCGCCAAGCCCCTCACCTTGAGCACTTTGCCCTCCTGGTCGTACACATAGACGAACTCGGTGCCATTGGAGAGGTAGATCTCGTTCTCGTGGCACAGCACCCGCGGCTTGCCTGCCACCAGCCCCCCCACCGGGCAGCAGAATCCGGCCAGGTAATCCACCCTGTGCCCCACCTGTGCCATGGTGCCGGCCTGGGCAcgtggggagggggcggggggacACCGAGGGTGTGAGGGGGCTGGGCCCGGACCCCCGAGCTGTGGCAGTGTGTGGtgacacagccctgcagaccccCGCGCCCCTGTCggagccccccgccccccacAGCACGTGTCCGGACCCCCACTCCTCCCGGCCCTgagccccacagccccttcccctccGAGTGGGACACGCAGGCCCAGCCGCACAAACAGCCCCTTCCCAAGCACAAACCTCAGCCCCCCCATTCCCACCTCCACAGCCCCCAGACTCCCCCACATCACAGTCCTTGTACCCCAGACTCTCCAGAGCTATCCCAGAGCCCCCCACATCACAGGCCTTGTACCCCAAGCCCCCAAggccctgccccacagccccccacacgCCTGGCTGAGACCCCCACACCCCCCCAAGCCCAGCTCCACTGGCAGCCCACCACCCCAGTCGCCCGCCCTGCCCAGCCCACAGCTCCCGACCCAAGCCCCCGTCCCTCGCCCCCCCATCCcgcccccccaaatccctcccgGAGGGGCCGCGGGTaccgggcggggggcgcgggcggctCCGCTTTACGGCTGCGCGGCGGCCGCCGCAATGGGCGGGGGGGAGTTTACGACAGGCCGTAAAGCGGCGACGGGCGGGGGGCGGCTCCCGGGGGTCGGTACCGGGAGGGGAGGAACCCCCGCCCCGCCAGGGACCCCTCCCCTCCGCTCCCCATCCCGGCACGCGGGGAGAAAGGAGCGAGGCGGGGCTGGCGGCAGCGGCTTTattgagagagagaaaggggccgGGTGGGACCCCCCGGGGGGGCAGAGACCACCCCCCCGCGAGCTGACCCTGACCCACGGAGATGGACCCCcgccccccaaaaatcccccaagtGATGGCCCTGAGCCCCTCCAGCTTGAGACCCCCCCCAAGTGACATCCCTACGCCCCCCAGCCTGTCTGAGCCCCCCCAGGTGGTCTCCCCCCGGTCTTTCTGACACCTCCCCAAGTGATGCCTCCGCCGCCCCCAGTCCGAGCCCCCCAGGCgctgcccctgtccctcccccCCGCCTGGCTCagccccggccgccgcccccgccccggtGCCGGGCGAGGGTCGCTCACTGCGGGGTCCCGGGGACCCTGCGGGGGCTCTGGAGGACCCCTccccggcgcggcggggctgcAGCACTCCGGGCCCGGCTCAGCTGCTCCACGGAGGCTTCGAGGTGGGCGAAGCGATCCGAGAGCCggcccagctgctccttcagggcGCGGAAATCCCGGTACAGCTCGTCCAGGGCTCCCGACAGCGCCGGGATCCTGCGGGCGCAGCGGCGTGAGGgcagggacccccaaatcccaccccccccccccccccagggacccccacaTTCCCCCGAGGGACCCCCGGCCCCTCACCTGCCGTAGTCGGGCAGCACGGTCTGGTGGTCCGACAGCAGCAGGTTCCGCAGCTGGGACGTGATGGCGAACTTCCAGTTGTCCAGGACCAGCGTCAGGTTGGCGCAGCCCCTCGCCGAGGCTCTCTGGGCTGGAGGGGCCGCGGTGGGACGGCGAGCAGTCCCCAGGAGCAGGACCCTCACCCAGGGCAAGACCCTCGCCCAGCCCCTCGCCTGGGACCCCTCCAGCCCCGGACAGGACCCACCCCCCACACCGGGGCTCCCTCCGGCCCCacacccagggcagctgcccGGTCAGGCCCTTGCCCGTGCCCACATCCCGGTGGGAAGGGGGTCCCGAGAGCGGGAATTACCGTCTGCTCCAtcgccccccgccgccggccgccGGCCCGGCTTGGCTGCGCAGCCCAGAGCGGCGAGGAGCAGGAGCGGGAGCAGCCGGGCCATGGCGGGGCCGTGTCCCCGCGTCCCCGGGGCTGTCGCGTCCCCCAGCACCGAGCCGCCTCCCCGCTCCCTCTCCCGCGGCCGCTCGCCGGGCTGCGCTCCCCGGCTCTGGCTCCTGCGGCTCCCGCTcccccttttccaggctggggctggcaccGGGCCCGGCCGCACGCGGCTCCGGGGCTGATTGCAAACAGACCGCGGACACCAGCCCGGACACAGGGGCCCGGCCGGAATGCGGAGCACCCCGGCCCGTCGCGGTGATGGAGTGCAGGCGGCACGGCCCTGGGGAGCAGCGTCCCCCAGTTCCCGCTGGGAACACGGAGCACTGCCTGGCCGCAGGTGACAAAGCACAGGAGGCACGGTGCTGCGTGCCCCTGTTCCAGTTGGGAACATGGAGCATCCCGGCCCCATCCCGGCACAGACTGGAGCACAAGTGGCACCACGCTGGGGCACGGTGTCTCCCCATTCCCGTCGGGAATGCAGagcatcccagccccatcccaggtgaCAGTGTTGGGACACAGGGTGGGCCAGATTCCACTGGGAACACAGagcatcccagccccatccaggcCCAGGTGAGGGACCACAAGAGGCACGCACTGGGGTGCAACATTCGCCCATTCCCCTTGGGATCGTGGAGCACGCCGGGCCAGGTGACAGAGTGCAGGAGGCTCTGGTTTGAGGTGCTTTTATTCCACATTACTTGCAGCCCCCACGCCTGGgtcagcccagcccggcccgggcgCTCCCAGCgctgcacccccaaaccccagcacacCCAGGGGAAAAGCAACCGCAGCCCGGAGCCGGGCCTTGGGATGAAGCCTTTGGAAAGCCCCAGcgaggggcagggggctgggcGTCCCTGCCCCACTAGGGTCTGGGCAGTGCTGtcctggagcaggacagggccTCTGGACCCCTCCCatgaggggacacagggcagcGCTGGAACTGGTGCCCCCGAGATTGAACCAGAGCCcgcagagccagggctggggagctccAGGATGGGCCTGGGGGTCAGAGGCCCTGTGAGAGGAGGGCTGAGCCCCTCCAGCATCCGCctgcctctcccctgcccagcggtgcccagggcagccccagcggGGGGCTGAAGGGAGGCTGGGGGGCAAGACCCCTGAGCCTCAGCTCCGGCCAGGACACGCTCCGGAGGGACGTGGGAAGGCACCAACTGGCTCCCAGGGCACGATGGAGGTGAGGTGGGTGCCCGAGTTACGTGGCTGCCCCgcaccccttccctgggagcctaACTGTGTGCAGCGGGGGGACACGGCACCTGGAGGGGACACCCCTCCCGCAGCCCCCACGGGGTGCCAAAGCTCACCAAGCAGTACCAAGCCACGAACTGGCATGTGCCCACCCCATGCTCGGTGTCCAGGGGTGCCTGTCCTGCTCCGGGAACGTCACAGCCACCTGCTCATGTCGCCGGGCCGGTCAGTGCCGGAGCTGTCGGGATCCAGGCACtcaggcaggcagggaatgaGAGCAaagctgtgggcagggagatGCCAAAGCCTCCCTCTCCCCTTGGGTAGGAAGCGGGCACAGGCAGCCCCCTAAGCCCCCCAACTCCCCCagggcaggctggcagcagctgagggtggTGGGGGGCCAGCCCAGGCACGGGCTGAGGAAAGCGTTGGTTGTCCGGGCTGGGAGCCCCCAAAAGGGAGCGAGGAGTAAGTGGGGGGCTGGAGCCCCCCGTGCCCAGCTCCGCAGCCCGGGCTGGAAGCTgaagggaggagagggcagggacaggcgCCGCGCCGGCCGCTCCGGGCAGGAGCGGGGCTAGGAACGGGGCAGGCTGCACATCTCGCAGTGGTCCGTGCCCGGCTGGTTCATGAAGgtgcagtgctggcagggccACATGGCCGCGGCCACGGCGTGCGACGAGCCCCCCATGGCGCCGTATTCCTGCAGTCCCGGGAGCGGGACCCCCACTGTGCCTGCGGGAGAGAGCccggggcagtgctgggatccCGCTGCACATcccaccctgcagcccccccatcagccctgccccatccctggaagtgctccaggccaggctggatggggcttggagcaacctggtccagtgggaagatggcagggggtgggatggatgagctttaagatcccttctaacccaaaccattccaggatccCATGACCAAGGAATAGCTGCCTCCCCACGAGCCTCCAGAAGCCTCTGTGACAGCTTGGGAGCAGCTCCACACAACCCCCAGACAGCTCTGCCAAGGGACAAGGGACCCCTTCCCTGAGGGACGCCCTGCCCCAGGGACCCCCCTCTTACTGCAGAGCTGCTCGATGGTCGCCCACTGCTCCGATTTTTTCCAGGTCTGTGCAAGCTCCTCATTTTTGGTCCTCACGGCTTCCAGCAACAAGCTGATGCTGTCCTGGAAGTCACAGGTGGGAAATGAGCACTGGGGACCCCCTCCAGTGCAAGGCAGGACTCTGAGTCTGAGCTGTTCCCCCCATGCCCGACATCCTTGGGGTGCCCCAGTTtatccctctgctcccccagcatTCAGACAGACCCCAACACCCGAAagcttcccttcct from Corvus moneduloides isolate bCorMon1 chromosome 19, bCorMon1.pri, whole genome shotgun sequence harbors:
- the LOC116453410 gene encoding uncharacterized protein LOC116453410; protein product: MGECCTPVRASCGPSPGPGWGWDALCSQWNLAHPVSQHCHLGWGWDALHSRREWGDTVPQRGATCAPVCAGMGPGCSMFPTGTGARSTVPPVLCHLRPGSAPCSQRELGDAAPQGRAACTPSPRRAGVLRIPAGPLCPGWCPRSVCNQPRSRVRPGPVPAPAWKRGSGSRRSQSRGAQPGERPRERERGGGSVLGDATAPGTRGHGPAMARLLPLLLLAALGCAAKPGRRPAAGGDGADAQRASARGCANLTLVLDNWKFAITSQLRNLLLSDHQTVLPDYGRIPALSGALDELYRDFRALKEQLGRLSDRFAHLEASVEQLSRARSAAAPPRRGGVLQSPRRVPGTPQ